One part of the Glycine max cultivar Williams 82 chromosome 14, Glycine_max_v4.0, whole genome shotgun sequence genome encodes these proteins:
- the LOC102667799 gene encoding uncharacterized protein, which produces MAEPSSDAATASETKKNKADPGWKYCHSLVEGDTNTIVCNFCGKITKGGITRAKQHLIGKSGNVAACKKTPPNVIEELKEYMTTKKSGTTYSTSGSGNMANIRDFEFGEPIGCDGSEEDEFADSCNAAASAKTKCGTKKGPMDKFCKNPENAINRRKMEMLRQMNIRESMDKNEVLKVHQHIARFWYQAGLSFNLIKLKSFENMVAAIGQYGPHLPIPSYHDIRVPLLKKKVEYTENLMKGHREQWVKYGCTIMSDAWTDRKQRCIINFLINSQAGTMFLKSVDGSDFVKTGEKLFELLDAIVEEVGEENVVQVVTDNGSNYVLAGKLLEEKRKHIYWTPCAAHCIDLMLEDIGKHPLIRKTIRRAINLVGFIYAHSSTLSLLRNFTNKRELVRHAITRFATSYLTLERLHKEKANIRKIFTSDEWTLNKLSKEPKGKEAAKVVLMPSFWNSVVYTLKVMAPLVKVLRLVDGERKPAMGYIYEAMDKAKETIIKSFNNNESKYKDVFEIIDKRWNCQLHRPLHAAAHFLNPEFFYDNTDLEFDFEVTNGLFECIKKLIPQFDVQQKILTELHLYKIGADHLKENPFSYILVANVWVTNSKFAEAGY; this is translated from the exons ATGGCTGAACCATCATCTGATGCTGCTACTGCAAGTGAAACGAAGAAAAATAAGGCAGACCCAGGCTGGAAATATTGCCATTCACTAGTGGAAGGAGATACAAACACCATTGTTTGTAATTTCTGTGGAAAAATCACTAAGGGAGGAATAACCCGAGCCAAACAACACCTGATTGGGAAGTCGGGCAACGTTGCAGCTTGCAAGAAAACTCCCCCAAATGTAATCGAAGAGTTGAAGGAATATATGACTACAAAAAAAAGTGGGACCACTTACAGTACTTCTGGCAGTGGTAATATGGCAAATATAAGAGATTTTGAATTTGGTGAACCGATTGGATGTGATGGAAGTGAAGAAGATGAGTTTGCGGACTCTTGTAATGCTGCTGCAAGTGCAAAGACAAAGTGTGGGACTAAAAAAGGACCAATGGACAAATTCTGTAAGAATCCAGAAAATGCAATCAATCGGAGAAAAATGGAGATGCTGAGGCAAATGAACATAAGAGAGTCAATGGATAAGAATGAAGTATTGAAGGTGCATCAACATATTGCTCGCTTTTGGTACCAAGCAGGTTTGTCATTCAACCTCATTAAATTGAAAAGCTTTGAGAACATGGTTGCAGCCATTGGTCAATATGGGCCACATTTGCCCATTCCTAGCTATCATGACATCAGAGTTCCACTCTTGAAGAAGAAAGTTGAATATACTGAAAATTTGATGAAAGGCCATAGGGAGCAATGGGTCAAGTATGGTTGTACTATTATGTCCGATGCATGGACTGATCGGAAACAAAGatgcatcattaattttttgattaacTCTCAAGCTGGTACCATGTTTTTGAAGTCTGTTGATGGCTCTGATTTTGTAAAGACAGGTGAAAAGCTTTTTGAGTTGCTTGATGCCATTGTGGAGGAAGTTGGAGAAGAGAATGTTGTTCAAGTTGTAACCGATAATGGGAGCAACTATGTTTTAGCGGGTAAGTTGTTGGAGGAGAAAAGGAAACATATTTATTGGACTCCTTGTGCAGCTCATTGTATTGATTTGATGCTTGAAGATATTGGGAAGCATCCCTTGATAAGGAAGACAATTAGAAGGGCAATTAATCTAGTTGGGTTTATCTATGCCCATTCTAGTACCTTAAGTTTGTTGAGAAATTTTACAAACAAGAGGGAATTGGTGAGACATGCTATTACTAGATTTGCCACTTCTTATCTAACCTTGGAAAGGCTTCACAAAGAGAAAGCCAATATTAGAAAAATCTTTACTTCTGATgaatggaccttgaacaagctatCTAAGGAGCCTAAGGGAAAAGAAGCTGCAAAGGTAGTGCTCATGCCTTCTTTTTGGAATAGTGTGGTTTACACTCTTAAAGTCATGGCTCCACTTGTGAAAGTGCTTCGTCTTGTGGATGGTGAAAGGAAACCAGCCATGGGCTATATTTATGAAGCAATGGACAAggcaaaagaaacaattatcaAGTCTTTCAACAACAATGAAAGCAAGTACAAAGATGTGTTTGAAATCATTGATAAAAGATGGAATTGTCAGCTTCATAGGCCATTGCATGCAGCTGCCCACTTCTTAAATCCAGAGTTCTTTTATGACAACACTGACTTAGAGTTTGATTTTGAGGTCACCAATGGTTTGTTTGAGTGCATTAAGAAGTTGATTCCACAATTTGATGTGCAACAGAAAATTCTAACCGAGTTGCATCTTTACAAGATTGGTGCTGACCACTTaaaggaaaacccattctcCTA CATATTGGTGGCGAATGTTTGGGTCACAAACTCCAAATTTGCAGAAGCTGGCTATTAA
- the LOC100305595 gene encoding uncharacterized protein LOC100305595 encodes MSMRGIGGPLLCIGDLLNDVGEEEQQHGQGHSLLRETFPSSSNFNYNDPPPDLTKLFQEHYDHLNSALSGTDHSWTSLTLKLCTALETSNQLVQSTNTNVASLSKKVEDLQKIVKRGDSAIAAAKALYYVTPDNHSSASK; translated from the exons atgtctATGAGAGGAATCGGAGGACCCCTTTTGTGCATCGGAGATCTCCTGAACgacgtcggagaagaagaacaaCAACACGGACAAGGACACTCTCTCCTTCGCGAaacctttccttcttcttccaaTTTCAACTACAACGATCCACCCCCTGACCTCACCAAACTCTTCCAG GAACACTACGACCACTTGAATTCCGCACTCTCTGGCACCGACCACTCCTGGACCTCTCTCACCTTGAAG TTATGCACTGCACTAGAAACTTCAAATCAGCTGGTTCAATCTACCAACACAAATGTTGCATCCTTGTCAAAGAAGGTTGAGGACCTTCAGAAAATTGTTAAGAGAGGGGATTCTGCGATAGCAGCAGCGAAGGCACTTTATTATGTTACCCCAGACAATCACAGTAGTGCCTCAAAGTGA